The Oscillatoria acuminata PCC 6304 genomic interval GTCTTGGTCCCGGTTAGGGTGGGGTCCTCTTGACGCGGGATTCCCTCCCCTAGAATCAGGGGAGGGGACCGGAGGTGGAGTCAAGCGTAAAAAACATACTCTTGTAAGCCCCTCTAAGGGGAGGGGTTTGGGGAGAGCAGGTCTCTTTGCTGATGAAAAAATGGCATAGTTATTGGGACGCTAACCAACCGATCGCCTGTCGGATCCAGTCTTCTACCGGGTCCTCATTGGATAATTGGCCGGTTTGGGCGATCGCCGATAAAGATTCCATGACTTCGCTACTGCTATATCCGATCGCCAATAAAGTCATCTCCACATCCTCTTGCAATGCCGGTTTGATTCCCATTGCCGGAGTGGCACTCACTCCAGATTGCTTCCGCCATTCCGCCAATTTCGTTCTCAGTTCTAGGGCAATCCGTTCCGCTGTCTTTTTCCCCACCCCTGGCGCTTTGGCGAGGATGGCAGTATTACTGGTGACGATCGCCTGGACCAATTCGTTCAAGTCTAGGGTATCCAACAAGGCGATCGCCAACTGCGTCCCGATCCCACTCACTGCGATTAATTGGCGAAACAATTCCCGTTCGGCATGAGAACCAAACCCATACAACACCATCTGGTCCTCCCGAACCTGGAGATGAGTAAACATCTGCAACGTTTCCCCGACTGCCGGTAACTGTCGGATCGTCCGAGGGCTAATTTGCAAGTCATACCCCACCCCATTCACCTCTAGAGTTAGGAAAACCCGATTGCCGGTATTTTTTTGAACCCCTGCCACGGTGCCTTTGAGATAGCCGATCATGCAATTAGGTATCCTTGTGATGCGGTTACAGTCTGATTCCCGGGTCCGGGTTGAGGAGAAAGGGGTTCAAGGGCGATCGCTCCTCTACCCTCAACCCTTGAGTTTACAAAAACTCAAAATGTTTTAAGCCTTCTAATATACCACCGGCACAGGATGCCTTGGCAAAATAAAGACTATCCTGGCGATGTGCTTCATACCAGGTTCGCAACTCGGGTCGCGCATTCCCAACGATGATCCCCCGTTCGTCCCCCACTTCAAACAGGGCGATATCATTCCCCGAGTCCCCACAGGCAACGGTTCGTTCTGGTTCCATGCCGTAGCGGTTGCGGATAAACTGCATAGCTAATCCTTTATTTCCCTTGATGGGTAAAATATCTAGGTCTTTGCCCCCACTGTAAATCAACCGCACCTCTAATGAACAGTCTTTTAAGGCAGACTCTAACCGGGGGAGTAAATCAGGGGCGACATCCTCGGAAAGGAAATAACTGACTTTAAAAGGGCGCTGTTCCGAGTCGGGTTGGGATAATAAGTCAGAAAAATGACCGGCAGTCTCCAGAATGCGATCGCGGTCCCACCCGTCTGAGAGAATATCCGCCCATTCGGAGTCATACGCTTCCATGCCATTGGTATAGATTTCGGTGCCAACAGAGGTGACGACTGCATCCGGTTGAATCAGTTGCTTTTCTTGTTGGAGTTCCTGGTAGAGTGCAGGCGATCGCCCGGTGGAATAGACAATTTTCGTTCCGTAGGTTTGGCGATGCTGACTGAGTGCTTCCTGAAGGGTAGCCAAGGCTGCATCGTCACCGACATAAGTATGATCTAAATCGGTGATGAATAAAAACTGACTCATGTTTTCCTCTAGTTTATGGTATCTAGTGGTTTATTGTTTCGTGCCGATCGCTCCTTGTCAAAGTCCAGGGGGTAGAATTGGGGTGATCATTCAACGAACAAATGGTAGTTTCAGGCTGCTGGAAGCCCAATGCTAGTCCAATGGAGACAAACCCGGGGGCGATCGCTCGGTTAATAGTCTTCGGTGGATGGGGTAGACTGCCTGTTACCATGCCTAGAGATTCTTGTCGCCTCTTTTAACCCTAATGATGCTGACTCCCCCAACGGAAGCGTTACCCTCGGCGATCGACACCCCGCGCAAACTCTGGTTGTTGATTCTGCTGTTTTTCGGTTCCCTCTGTCTTGCCCTCCTGTCACCTCGGTTGATTCTCATGGTATTTCCCCCCCAACTTTTAACGGATCCGTTTCTGCAATTTCCCACCGCCAATTCTGTGCAGGTGGTGTGGTTTACGGAGTTTGCGGGGATTCAGCATCGGGTCGAATATGGGGAAAATGGGGAGAATGTGGTGGGGGCGACTACCACGAAACTGAGTCGGACTCGGGAGGATAGGCGATCGCGCTTCAGGAGTCAAACCGCAGACAAAACGGTGTATCCGAACCCGACAGTCCGAGAGATTTGGCGGCATGAAGCGGAGATTACCGGATTAACTCCAGGGGTGCGGGTCCCTTATCAGGTGACCAGTGTGCGGGAGGACCAAGTGGAAATCAAGGGCGATCGCTTCACCCTATCAGCCAACCCTGAACCAGGGACTGACTTGAAAATTTTGCTCACCTCCGATCATCAATTAATGCCGATGACTGCGGCGAATTTACAGAAAGTCGTTGAAACCGTCGGGCGAGTTGATGCAGTGTTTCATGCCGGTGATTTAATCAATATTCCCGATCGCGCTTCCGAATGGTTTGATGATAATCGGGGAAATGCCTTCTTTCCCGTCCTGCAAGGTCGCGCTCACTATCACTTTAAATCAGAGTCGGGGGATCACGTTTATACCGGGGGTCATATTATTCAACACGCCCCCCTATTTCCCACCGTCGGCAATCATGAAGTCATGGGTCGTTTTTCCACAGAAAAAGATTTACATGAGCAGTTTGAGGACCCTTTTCCCCGGGAGATTGCCCATCGGATTTACCAGGAAAAAAAGGAAGAAATCAATCCAGAAGACTCTCCCGTATTGCGCGATCAGTGGTTAATTGACAACTCCTTTAATACCACAACCGTTAATGAAATCTTTAACTTCCCCAATCCTGAAGGCAAAAATTATTACGCCGTCACCTTCGGCGATGTGCGATTAGTTGTTTTATATATTACCAATATCTGGCGCAATCCCAATCTCGACCCCAAAACCAAAGGCCGATATCGAGAACGGGCGGATCATTTAACTCAACCGGAAAAATGGGGATATGGACAACATATTTTTGAACCCATTACTCAGGGAAGTCCCCAATATCAATGGCTGGAACAAGAGTTAGCCAGTTCCGACTTTACCGAAGCTAAATATAAAATCGTCATGTTTCATCATCCCCCCCATTCCCTCGGAGGAAATGTCGTTCCGCCTTATACCAACCCAGTGCAACGGTTAGAATCCGATGGGATTGGGCGGATCACCGTGCGTTATGAATATCCTCAAGACCAAGATTATATTATTCGGGATGTCTTGCCCTTACTGGAATCAGCGGGAGTCCAGTTAGTCTTTTACGGACATTCTCACCTGTGGAATCGCTTTATCAGTTCCAGTGGAATGCACTTTTTAGAAACCTCTAACGTGGGGAACAGTTACGGGGCGCATGATGAAAATAATCCCCGAAAAGTGCCGGATAATTATCAAGAAACCTATGCCGCAACGGGCGATCCCAATGGCTTAGACCCGGTGATTCCTAACCTTGCCCCCCTCTTGGATGACCAGGGTCAACCGTTACCCTATATTGCCAGTAATGAGATCTCTGCCTTTAGTATTTTTGAAACAAGTACAGGAATGGTCAGCAGCTACCGTTTTGATGTGCGAGAACCCAGTGCCCCGGCTGTTAAATTTGATGAGTTTAAGTTGAAATAATCTCAACCCGATGCAAATTAGTTTAACTTTTTGACATCTCTCAGGACAATGCAACATGGGTTTGTCCATCGGAGGCAATCAACGGCCAGCAGTAGAGAAAGGCAGATTTTATGAGATTGAGTTTCCCAGTTATCGGGAGAGTCGGGGGAATCCCATGCCGGAAAATTCAATCTGGACTCGTCTATCTTTTTCGGTTGCTTGGATGCCACCGCCATTATCAATTAAATAGCGCGATCGCATTTCCCCATTGGGTAAGGTATAGTCACATTTGGGTTCTCCAAGTTTGGTCTCTAACTCCATCAAAGAGTTAAATTTTAACCCTTGGTTGATCTCTTTTTTCAGTTGATGAACCACCGAAACAGGGAGTTCGGTGGGGCCTAATCGAATCGAACCTTCTGGACATTCGGATAAGCGATGATCGAGGACTAGCATGGGTCGGTCAGTCCTTTCTCGATGGGGTCCACTTGCCCCACGGGGTCGGTGGTGCAAGAATTGTGGTTGGGATAAACCCCAAATTTTGGTAGCTTTGGAGACTCCCGGACCAAAGCAAAAGGTCCGATTACATTCGGGGGGTTTAGTGAAATGCTTCTGAACTAGCATGATTAATAATAACCCAGCTAATCCCGTGTAAAAATAAGCTCTGAATGTTCCCATGAATTCTCCTAATTTGCTGGTAAATAGCATCAAGACTGTTAACATTTTCTTCTGGAACGATGTTCTAAAACTCCGGCATTTGCCAGATTTTAATGGTTTTATCACTACTGCCACTGACTAGCATTTTACCATCGGCAGTCATGGCAACGGCATTGACACTATCGGAATGTCCCGTTAGGGTTTGAATTTCCTGTCTACTTCTGAGGTCCCAGAGTTTAAGGGTGTGGTCTGAACTGGCAGAAACTAGCATTTTTCCGGCGGGACTGATGGCAATACTATTGATACGCTCGCCATGTCCCGTTAAGGTACAAATCTCTGTGCCGGTTTTGATATCCCAAAGTTTAATGGTTTTATCTAAACTCCCGCTGGCTAAGGTTAAATTATCGGGGAATATCCCCACAGAAGTTACGCCATCATCATGTCCCAATAACGGGGGAAATTCTTCTGATGTTTCTATATTCCAGAGTTTAATGGTTTTATCTAAACTGCCACTGGCTAAGATGCGATTATTCGGACTGATTGCCAGGGAGGTTACTGCTGCTAAATGTCCGGTTAAGGTGACCAATTCTTGTCCAGTGATGCCATTCCAGAGGCGAATGGTTTGGTCGAGACTGCCACTCGCCAGAAGGATGCCATCGGGACTGAAGGTAACCGCATTTACCCATTGTTGATGTCCGGTTTTGGTGAATAAAGGTTGTCCGGTTTCGGCTTGCCAAAGTTTGACGGTTTTATCATTACTGCCACTGGCTAAGGTCCAGCCATTGTAACTGAGGGCGACGGAATTAACGGGGTAGGAATGGCCGGTTAGGGTGAGAATTTCTTCGCCGGTTTTGAGATTCCAGAGTTTAATGGTTTTGTCCCAACTGCCACTGGCGAGGAGTTGACCTTCGGCATCTAAGGCGATCGCACTGATGGCACGAAAATGGCCGGTTAGGGTAGCTTGACATTCCATGCCGGGAGTTTTTAAGACTTCCACCGGAGAGACTGGAGTGGCGGCAAAATCCAGGGACTCGGGAGAGGGATGAGGATTAAAGGAAGAGGAAACTTGAGCCAGATGAGACTGAAGAATTCGGGTTTCTTGTTCCAGTTGCTGAATGAGATGGCTGGCGCTTCTGAGTTCTTCCTGCTGCGATCGCAGGGTGGCCCAGAGGCGTTTGGCCCAAGCTACTTTTGCCCGTTCTTTTAATAAAATAATCGGTCGAATATCCGGGGTAATTGAGGCGGGATAGGGGGTCAAATCCCAGCCACATTTAGGACAGCGATCGCATTCTCCTTTGGTAAACTCAGCTTGACAAATCGGACAATTAGACATAATAGCTTAGATAGACGAACACCACAAGTGATTTAAGCCCAACTCCTCCTTGATAGAACAGAGGGTTAATGGTCACCAATTCCCCAGATTTTAATCTTACCCCCATCAAACCCCGTGACAATTTTATCTCCCTTGGGACCGATGACGCTGCATAACATATACCCTTCATTTCCGTGAGTCGTTTTCAACGGAGGAATGGTATGAATGGGTCGAGCTTGCTCTAAATCCCAGATTTTAATCGTCCCATCATCGGAACTGCTGGCCATCATATTATTCTGGGAAATGGAAACGGAAGTCACTCCACTGGAATGATCCGCCAGGGTGTACAAAAGTTTGCCAGTCCCGACATTCCACAGGCGCAGGGTGGTATCATTACTCCCACTGGCTAAGAGATTGCCATCGGGACTAATGGCAACGGAACAGACTGATCCGGTATGGTCGGTGAGGGTATGGAGTAATTCTCCGGTGAGTAAATTTCTGATTTTAATCATATTATCATTTCCCCCACTAATTATGGTATTTCCTTGGGGATTAATGGAGATAGACCGCACGGTACTCGTATGTCCGTAAAATGTCCCGATTAATTCCTGGGTATCCAAATTCCATAATGCAATTGTTTTATCCGCACCCCCACTCACCAGCATATTTCCTTTGGGATGAAATGCCACAGCATTCACCCATCCGGTATGTCCTCGCAGGGTGAAGCGGAGTTTGCCGGTTTTGAGTTCCCAAAGTTTGATGGTATTGTCTCCACTGCCACTGGCGAAGAGTTCTCCATTGGGAGAAATGGCTAGGGCGATCGCAGAACCCGTGTGACCTATTCCCGTTTTAATCAGGTTTCCCGTACTGACTTCCCAAATTTTGACCGTTTTATCATTACTGCCACTGATCAAAAAATCTCCTTTCGGGTCGATCGCCAACGTTCGCACGGCTTTTTGATGTTCTACAACTTGTAAGCAGCGAAAAAACCGATAGGGTTGATAATCTTCTATAGCCATTTTGGCTTTGGGCAAATGACTCCGTTTGAGTAACGCATAAGCCCATCGCTGGACGGCTTCGGATGGATCGGCTAAGGAGGAAATCAATAAATTGACCATTTCTACTTCAAACTCCGCAGCCCCTTCATGGCGCTTTCTGGCTTCTATTTCAGCGGCCATTTCTTTGATTTTATCTTGAAATGTTAGAGATTGTTTTTGTTCATAACCCAGTTGGTTTGATAATTTAATATTTTCAGATTTTGACTCTTCTAATTGTTGATTTAATTGTTGAATTTTCTGAGATTCTTCCTCGTCTGGAGAGGGCTGCAACCGGGCTATTTCCTGATGAAGATTGACCAACATTTGTTTTAAATCCTGGGGTTCTATCATGGGATTGTTACTCGATTGAAGGGGATGAAGAGATGGAGAAATTGCTGGGCGATCGCCATTGCCCGGGTGTAACTCAGAGAATACTTCATTGAGTCGAGAGTCTAACTCTTGGTCCCCAGCTAGGCGTTCTTGACGCTCATGGTTAATCTCCGCTTCCAGGCGATCGCGCTGTTGGCGGACTTCCTCACTCTCAAATAACAGGCGCTCAACCTTTTCCTGGTTAGCGATTCGTTCTTTCATCGCTCGATCTAAGCGTTCCCAAACTTTAGAGAATTGTCCTTCAATGTCGGCTAATTTCCACTCTAACTGTTTAACCGCTGAGTCCCGTTCCTGAACCAGCGCCCAGATGTTTCGCGCCCAAAATAGTTTGGTCCCCTCACCGTGAGAATTCGCGGACGGCAACTCCCCAGGCATTAACGGAGGATCCAAACTTATATCCCACCCACAGGTTGGGCAGAGTGTCTGTTCCCCCTGCACATATTCAGTTCCACATACCGGACATTTAGACGCACCAAAAAATACCGTATCCATGCTTTCTATCCGCCAGAAATTCGATCACCCATATCGGCATCTATTGTTATGCTAATGGTTTCCCCTGCCTTTAGCCTAGTGGGTGTCAAAGAGGCTTCTTTCTGCCTTGGAGGGATTCTGGCATCCAAGGGCCCCACTCCGGGCGGTTGCCTCGGTTTACTGGCAGGGTAGAGTTCCAAGGGGTTGACACCCCTAACCTTCCAGAAGGAGTATCAATTTCTACCCCTGTGGTACTTGATGTGCTAAACAGTTCAGGAAAAATACCCCGAGGTCCTAAATATATAATGATAGCTCTAAGTTCATGATAAGAATTCAGCAGCTTGCTAACCAACTTTAAATCAACCTAATCCGCCTCCAACTCCTATAAATTATCGGATTAATTTAAAATTTAAAGACCTTGGAAAAAGCTAAAGTTTTCACTATTTTTAATGAATTGATAAACATTAAGGCCGGAAAACAGTCGGTTTCGCTGAACTTTTTTCTGGAGA includes:
- a CDS encoding WD40 repeat domain-containing protein, which encodes MSNCPICQAEFTKGECDRCPKCGWDLTPYPASITPDIRPIILLKERAKVAWAKRLWATLRSQQEELRSASHLIQQLEQETRILQSHLAQVSSSFNPHPSPESLDFAATPVSPVEVLKTPGMECQATLTGHFRAISAIALDAEGQLLASGSWDKTIKLWNLKTGEEILTLTGHSYPVNSVALSYNGWTLASGSNDKTVKLWQAETGQPLFTKTGHQQWVNAVTFSPDGILLASGSLDQTIRLWNGITGQELVTLTGHLAAVTSLAISPNNRILASGSLDKTIKLWNIETSEEFPPLLGHDDGVTSVGIFPDNLTLASGSLDKTIKLWDIKTGTEICTLTGHGERINSIAISPAGKMLVSASSDHTLKLWDLRSRQEIQTLTGHSDSVNAVAMTADGKMLVSGSSDKTIKIWQMPEF
- the ruvA gene encoding Holliday junction branch migration protein RuvA, which produces MIGYLKGTVAGVQKNTGNRVFLTLEVNGVGYDLQISPRTIRQLPAVGETLQMFTHLQVREDQMVLYGFGSHAERELFRQLIAVSGIGTQLAIALLDTLDLNELVQAIVTSNTAILAKAPGVGKKTAERIALELRTKLAEWRKQSGVSATPAMGIKPALQEDVEMTLLAIGYSSSEVMESLSAIAQTGQLSNEDPVEDWIRQAIGWLASQ
- a CDS encoding sucrose-phosphate phosphatase; the encoded protein is MSQFLFITDLDHTYVGDDAALATLQEALSQHRQTYGTKIVYSTGRSPALYQELQQEKQLIQPDAVVTSVGTEIYTNGMEAYDSEWADILSDGWDRDRILETAGHFSDLLSQPDSEQRPFKVSYFLSEDVAPDLLPRLESALKDCSLEVRLIYSGGKDLDILPIKGNKGLAMQFIRNRYGMEPERTVACGDSGNDIALFEVGDERGIIVGNARPELRTWYEAHRQDSLYFAKASCAGGILEGLKHFEFL
- a CDS encoding WD40 repeat domain-containing protein, with product MDTVFFGASKCPVCGTEYVQGEQTLCPTCGWDISLDPPLMPGELPSANSHGEGTKLFWARNIWALVQERDSAVKQLEWKLADIEGQFSKVWERLDRAMKERIANQEKVERLLFESEEVRQQRDRLEAEINHERQERLAGDQELDSRLNEVFSELHPGNGDRPAISPSLHPLQSSNNPMIEPQDLKQMLVNLHQEIARLQPSPDEEESQKIQQLNQQLEESKSENIKLSNQLGYEQKQSLTFQDKIKEMAAEIEARKRHEGAAEFEVEMVNLLISSLADPSEAVQRWAYALLKRSHLPKAKMAIEDYQPYRFFRCLQVVEHQKAVRTLAIDPKGDFLISGSNDKTVKIWEVSTGNLIKTGIGHTGSAIALAISPNGELFASGSGDNTIKLWELKTGKLRFTLRGHTGWVNAVAFHPKGNMLVSGGADKTIALWNLDTQELIGTFYGHTSTVRSISINPQGNTIISGGNDNMIKIRNLLTGELLHTLTDHTGSVCSVAISPDGNLLASGSNDTTLRLWNVGTGKLLYTLADHSSGVTSVSISQNNMMASSSDDGTIKIWDLEQARPIHTIPPLKTTHGNEGYMLCSVIGPKGDKIVTGFDGGKIKIWGIGDH
- a CDS encoding purple acid phosphatase family protein, whose amino-acid sequence is MMLTPPTEALPSAIDTPRKLWLLILLFFGSLCLALLSPRLILMVFPPQLLTDPFLQFPTANSVQVVWFTEFAGIQHRVEYGENGENVVGATTTKLSRTREDRRSRFRSQTADKTVYPNPTVREIWRHEAEITGLTPGVRVPYQVTSVREDQVEIKGDRFTLSANPEPGTDLKILLTSDHQLMPMTAANLQKVVETVGRVDAVFHAGDLINIPDRASEWFDDNRGNAFFPVLQGRAHYHFKSESGDHVYTGGHIIQHAPLFPTVGNHEVMGRFSTEKDLHEQFEDPFPREIAHRIYQEKKEEINPEDSPVLRDQWLIDNSFNTTTVNEIFNFPNPEGKNYYAVTFGDVRLVVLYITNIWRNPNLDPKTKGRYRERADHLTQPEKWGYGQHIFEPITQGSPQYQWLEQELASSDFTEAKYKIVMFHHPPHSLGGNVVPPYTNPVQRLESDGIGRITVRYEYPQDQDYIIRDVLPLLESAGVQLVFYGHSHLWNRFISSSGMHFLETSNVGNSYGAHDENNPRKVPDNYQETYAATGDPNGLDPVIPNLAPLLDDQGQPLPYIASNEISAFSIFETSTGMVSSYRFDVREPSAPAVKFDEFKLK